Part of the Lycium ferocissimum isolate CSIRO_LF1 chromosome 6, AGI_CSIRO_Lferr_CH_V1, whole genome shotgun sequence genome, TCACATCTATGGTACTAAAACAAAACTTGATAGAATACCCGGCAATCGCCTGGGCTGATGTACACAACAGGTATCAGTCGAAGATGATAAGATTCTGAGGACCGCTTCAGTATCATGGCATTCCGGTAAAGGAGGTGATGGCTCGAGGAGAGTGATAGATCGATATTCCAGATCGTCATATGACAGATACCAGCCTTACCCGCTTGATCGAAGGGGGAACGGGCGTAACAACGAATCGGGCAAGAATGATAGGAGAAACGATCGAAGGAATAATCGAGGCCAAAATAGTCGTGGCTTGGTGAACAGAAATGTTGTCGATAGAGATCCGGGAAACAAAGAAACTCTAAGGTTATCCGAGTACAACTTTTGCGTCGATGTAGCAACCATAGCGGCAGCCGTTATCCGAAACAAAAAAACAAGGCATCCGAGGCCAATCCAATCTGACCCGGAGAAGCGGGATAAAGTCTTATTTGTAAGTATCCTCATACTCACGGCCATCGAGCCGAGGATTGTCGACGGTCGAGAGAGGAGGTCGCCCGTACGATTTCAATTTGGACCATCTTCGAGAATTCCTAAGTGAATGAGCAAAAACCCATTTTAAAAACCTGGATTCTACCAAGCAGGATAGGCCGGAAGAGCCTCAGCAGGTGATACACATGATCATGGGAGGAACTGACGTTCCCATTGGGCCGGTTATGAAGCGCACGAAAATTTCCATAACGAGGGAAAAGCGTATCCGGAATGATGAACCCGATGGCCCCATCACGTTTGATGACAAGGACATGGAAGGCATCGTCCAGCCGCATAATGACGCACTGGTAATAGCTGTCCTTGTCAATAAGTTTAGAATTAAACGTGtgctgattgatccaggtagctcggctAATATCATCCGATGGAGAGTCATTGAACAGCTGGGACTATTAGATCAGGTCGTGCCGGCAATACGGGTCCTCAATGGATTCAACATAGCATGCGAAACGACGAAGGGTGAGATCACTTTACCGATCAGTATGGCAGGAACTACGCAGCAGACAAAATTTTATGTGATAGAGGGAGACATGGGATACAATGCATTGCTGGGCAGACCATGGATTCACCTCGTAAGAGCAGTTCCATCGACTATGCATTAGGTATTGAAATTCCCGACTCCAGAAGGTATCAAAACCTTCCGTGGTGAACAGCAGGCCGCAAAAGAAATGTTCGCGGTTGAAGAATCAATTAAGACTATAAAGGCGCCAGATCGGAGCGAAGGGAAGAATgccaaatagcaatcacagaTCCCAATCTCGGAATCTTCGGAAGATCGGAATGGAGACACACTTAACGAAGAGTTTAAATTAGGAGTACCGAGAACCTTTGTGGTGCCCGATGATTCGGACGCTACTAAGTCCACCGTTGAAGAACTCGAGCAAGTCACATTGTTCGTCCATCTACCAAAAaagaaggtatacctgggcacggggttaaccccCGAGCTCGGGGGGGGAAAGAATTTATTGAGTTTCTTAAAATTAACTCAGATTGCTTTTcttggtcccatttagacatgacaggtattCCACCGGACGTGACGACACACAAGTTGAGCTTGGGTCCGAGTTTTCCCTCGGTCAAACAAAAGTGAAGGCCACAACCCGAGGTAAAACATGCATTCGTCAAGGACAAGGTAACCAAGATCCTTAATATAGGATCCATTCGAGAGGTAAAATACTCACATTGGTTAGCTAACGTTGTAGTAGTGCCTAAAAAGGGGAATAAGTTTAGAATGTGCgtagattataaagatttaaacaaaGCACACTTgcgaaggattcatttccttTACCGACATTGATCGCATGATCGACGCTACCGCGGTCACGACACGGCGAGTTTACTCGATGCCTAttccgggtacaaccaaataCAAATGGACCTGGAGGATCGAGAAAAAACCTCCTTTATAACTAGGTTTGAcacatattgttataatgtaatgtCTTTCGGCTTAAAAAAATACCGGTGCCACCTATCAGCGTTTAGTCAACCGAATGTTTGAACACCAAATAGGGAGATCCATGGAAGTTTATATAGATGACATGGTTGTTAAGTCCCTGCGAGTAGAGgaccatttgaaatttttgcaggAAACTTTCAGCATATTAAGAAAGTACAACATGAAACTGAACCTTGAAAAATGTGCCTTCGGAGTCGGATCGGGCAAGTTTCTCGGATTCGTGGTATCAAATCGGGGAATCGAAATCAACCCGGATAAGATAAAGGCAATCGAAGATATCACCGTGATAAACGACATTAAAAGATTAACGGGACGGATAGGCGCACGGCGGGATTCATCTCCAGATCCTCGGACAagagtcaccgtttcttctcaTTACTCAAGAAAAAGATTGACTTTGCATGGACCCCCGAATGTCAGACGGCCTTGGCAGAACTCAAAAGATACTTATCAAGCCCGCCCTCTACTCCCGCGGACTAAAGCGAACGAGCGGTTGTATCTATACTTGGCGGTGTAGAGATAGCGGTGAGCGGTGTCTTGGTTCGAGAGGAGAAAGGTACGCAATACCCGATTTACTATGTAAGTAGAACCCTCAATGACATGAAACCAGGTACCCATATCTGGAAAAACTCGATTTGGCTTTATTAAGTGTATCTAGAAAattaaaaccttactttcagtGTCATCCCATATGCGTCGTAACATCATACCCCCTAAGGAAAGTCATGCATAAACCCGAACTCTCAGGCCGACTAGCAAAGTGGGCTGTGGAGATTAGtgggtatgatattgaataCAAACCCCGAACTGCAATCAAATCCCAAATACTGGCAGATTTCGTGGCTGATTTTGCACCGGCCATGATCCCCGAGGTCGACAAGGAGATGCTTCTTGCCTCGGGAACTAGCACGGGAGTTTGGACCCTTTACATGGATGGTGCGTCTAATGTAAAAGGGTCCGGGTTAGGGATCATTCTCAAACCTCCCTCAGGTGACATAATAAGACAATCTATTAGATCTGCTGATTTAACTAACAACGAAgacgagtatgaggctatgattgtaGGTTTAGAACTGGCTAAAAGCTTGGGAGCCGAGATCATAGAGGCCAAGTTCGATTCTCTCTTGGTGGTCAACCAAACGAACGGAACCTTCGAAATCAAAGATGATAGAATGCGGAGATATCAAGAAAAATTGCAGGTTGTCCTTCGCCAGTCAAATCATGCTCGAGGAGCTCGTCAATAAGACGATGCCCACCCAACGCCTGATCATCATCGCTAGAATGGTCCAATAATTGACCAACAACCTCAGCGTCCAAAGCACGGGCCGAGATATCTTCCGACAAGGTCTCTTGAATAACGACCCTCGATCTTTTCCTAGCCTGGGAAGGAGCTCGAGATGATTCGGAggattttcttttcctcttttcaACTAGGTCTCCCTGATTGGGAGCTTCGATATCCTACTCGTCAGCTGAGGCCTCGGTAGTTTCCTGGCCCCGAATTCTGGTAGCCTTTGACGAACCTGTGAAGCAAAAAgaagaatagtcattacctaacTAACATGGCGTATTGCACAAAGTAGAAAGGACGACGCTCCAAAGGAAAGACTTACCGTGGGTCCCGGCCTCCCAACGGGACCGGGACAAACGCCTCCAGGTACGTTCGGCATAAGTGAGTTGGGAACAGATTTTCCCAATCCACTGGTCGAGGTTAGGAACCGCACCAAGGGTTCGGATAAGCGTTGTATACACACGAACAAATAAAAGGTTCAGTATAGGTACAgacatgtcacacccttaatccgatagggtgtgatgggcacccaacccttacctagggccgagcgaaccagcTGACTCTCGTAGTACTCGTAATCGTACTGGGCTTTTAGCCATAACACAAatacgtaatgaaaattttcggaaaaatcaaacatgcttttcacttttttttttcaaatcaaataaaacttgtaacatatgaaacttataatacaacacataataatacatcggcttacatagccgcttacataatcgacatcttatacccacgacactgtctgcaaagtctctaacacagaacatagaaccataacatattactttgactcggctacactccggagaaggtggagctcgccaattccgctggaacatcttctgctaatatcatCGCTcctcacacaggtgtacacgcggcatgaaacgcagaccccgaagaaagggggtcagtatggaatatgtactgagtaagtaaagcatggaatacagagaacgagatcataaccgaaatgaagagtacagaaaatgtgcataatagtcagaataccgaagtacatgtacctgtaatacaaatagtgcataaggggtacagaagacagatatactaatcagaatgctcaaagtACTTAGCTTTCTCTTGAGAAatatttctgtctcatatgtgtacaaaatagaacatatcttagtagctgacattaaccgatgtgggattcgcctaaagcaatgtgggattcgcctaaaccagtgcggaatgtgcctcgccactgggtttgccccaccattgggtttgccccaccaccgactccgaaaccaacagatcatattccagaatatatatatatatacataacttataacgtgtcccggccctccagtgagggactcggtaaacagaatccttacattgtcatatcatcacattaaacagaatcatcagattatcagaTTATCACATTAAGCAGAATCGTCgtattatcgtatcatcagattatcatgtcatcagaacggacttattatattatcaaatcatcacattatcaagtcaacatgtcatcagatcatcatatcataccctatgcggtccataatggacccggcggacggaacgtggtcgcccctcctgccttgggcgccacaactcatcatacttcagaagttttcagatctccgtatctccgtcacacatcataatataatcacatcatatttcagaactcatcatacttcgtatcataacatatatcagacgttcatcatacttcggaagctcatcatacttcggattgtgcgcacgatagtaaccggcccgggactcggcgaaggaagtagcaataatatgcacgagcagaatcgtgggatctatatgcattcacaacatttgtacagacttaacaaaataatcaaacaaattatcatttacaagccagtAGCATTAGGcatatcaaatctcttccggatattattcggaaacatatcaactaAAACTTTACTAATCATAGTTACataccaaaatcatatacatacggattctcgtttcatacatatacacatgttCCATAGAACGATCAAAccggactatcatttaaaaatcaagccaatagtcatagttaaatccaatttctttcgGAGGTcgctcgggacttgtcaaataaaactttagccatcatggctacgtatcggaatcatatacatacgatttctcatttcagacttaacagataagtgagtaatcatattcggaagtcagattattaaccatattaagttatattaacaagttgttagaactatacaatggaacgtcttgcgggcccacgaaCAAGTACCAAACCggtccgagcccgcctatgattGTCGGGGATGAtatacattagggaacctcctacgagcgtttcggagcgatccgagcccatatgtgaaagttacggacgttcgtagtttcaaactcttttatgaacaaatctttccatgcatattcatttttaatcatacaaaggcataaggaccacaatttgactacattacgaatacggatattaaGAAGCAAACAAGTAttatggacatgctcggatcgtaggaatagagttacctcggggattaCCTCATAGCCTAcattaactaaggcatgccatagaaagaaaggtgagctttacataccttggccacCCTTtgaactaatccaaacttacgtctcggcttctcacgatctacaataatatcatcggacacccaacattagccataagcattaaagaacccaattccaagccgtcactttatctacagaaatttcaaagatctccctataaatccaacgtaaatccaaaccaacaatcataataacaatatcgaggtaattcaagatgtccaaaccaacatccaatcttacccgaaaccttccaactcaactagaaccataacaacacacttctctctttcaaattcataaactatatcaacaattccatatgttagcaacatcattcccattaatacaagaaactatattgaaatcacattatgttctaaatcacccacaacaattacgacttccatccGAGTGATCAAAcctccattttcatcacataatccacaacaaccaacaaccaaaatactacattaaattagttcaacatgcatataccaattcagcccatattcggccccaacctcaactccaatactttatgagtttcattcatctctacacgttacaacaacacacaaacatgctaagtaccattaattcttcactcctacacaacaacacacacacacacggccacaatgcacacacacggccaagcctcaacATGCaacctttcatgaatttcattcatttctacaccttacaacatgcataaactcctataaaacatgtaaagaagattgtCTTCTTTAccctcacctttttccattcaacttctccctcggctaggcttgatgaattgcaacaacgaatggttttctccctccaacaaccactccatgtcgtagagaaccttccaattggtatgagagcttgaagaaaacaatctTCATGATCCAccttatggggctggttcggccagcccctcctagccgttcctttttttttttcttgaatcttctaggaCTTAAAATAATGAGGTGTGGTCTTCTtggtcatcacacacacatatatatgataataatggggcacatggccatgcacatgaccggccacccctttttttttctccaatttttctaatttttctagaattttctttaaatggaaaggatgactaattccttaacttggtcatcttttgcccacatatttatatatcttgcaccataagatgaacacatgttttattacatggcttgcaacaagtggCCAAGGCATAAGTGGGGCCACGGCCAcaatggcttctccaagaagtcatgaattaatagaaatttccaaattccaagtttgcccttaatattccatgccaataaaaaggATGCatacgcaacttatacattctaaaaaaatattataaccttgtccttaacttcccgccattaactcggaatattcaaacatacaaaatgcgaggtataacatccttcccccctttagaacattcgtcctcgaatgttcaactagtcctacGGGCTCTCATAAGCatctcgggggagctcccttttcatagctactgccatccttcatactatctcttaatcTGTCCAATACcatcctcttgtcatactctttttcttcattcaaGTCCACTTTCTGGCGTCGTGTCATTCAAGGTCTGTGCAAGATTTCTCAcactaccttaaacattatcttGACTTTTACCCACTTATTGTCGGTcttttccgatcttactaacttaCTTCAGtaagggtctcatttgtagccccGGTGTCCACATCAAACATACTACCATGTCAACTGTTTCTagctcatccttacatttctctcacctgcttcccccctttaggggtgtacttataccattatccgtttatacctcgcctcatgtccttatttccaatctcaattagacaacacttttattccgacggtAAGCGTCCCAAAGTCCTCTTGAAATGCCATCTTTATCTCAACTTATTTCGGGTATTTTCCTTGGtattcccttatcatttctcccacTTATGCCTGTCCCTTATTTTTCACGCGAGGgatcttatgctacctttgtGTCACTCAGAACACACTTCTTTTACATAGTCCTTCTCTCGTTTTCAAAACGTACTCTATTCACTCACATTCATCCGTATCATCCCAATCACTTTCTAACATTCGTTCTACTTCGTTCCTTGCCTTTCTATAACTCAGCCTTTCACCGTCCCATCACTTATGGTACTCGGACCCTCCGTTACGCACGTCATAACCTGTTATTACACTATTGTCTCGTTTCTCTCTTATTCCTTCTTTCCGTCAACTCCTCTCCTTTACAGACctgatccgccccgtcctaTGCGATTCCTTAAGGTTTCTGTCCGCTTCGTAAATTCTTATTCTCCTTAAATTagtctaacttctcatttgccccttacgtctgaatttatgagacttttcaaaaaaacttcccagggggtcacccatcctggaattgctctcacgtcagcacgcttaactttggaactttgatggaatacgacgccTTAACGCTTCCCTgactgcgtctacctcaccgcacgaccttctatacataatattgagtaagtcagaatcttaacatattcccaaaacgccctcacgacacatcccggtagctgtcttattaatacattcctattcgtcacaattctttttcctccgtacccttATCTCAATCATGTCACTCTATCCAAACCTACTAGTCCTTTCAAGGTCAACTCTTAACGTCACAAGTCATCTCTTAACATCACCAATCcgtcccaaattccttattaccatatcctcatcggcctcctatttactattatcaccaactcCTTGATTAGCTTATTCTTAGAGGGCAGCCATACTTATAGTTCAGCCAAATCTCATCATTACTACTGACacgacccccttttttttttcaaacatattccaaacttacatctcattttcgtattatttctggaaaaatttcggcagagtttcctctgtatttcttgctatcccaaaacctgtacgcaggaaataccaacagtgcctcacagggccatcatcatatatacatatcatatcgtattgtatcgtatcatagccacacagggctctcaatattcataaaagtccgaaaatattagatttacctcatatgctcaacacgGCTACACGTGTCACACTTccttgcttaccttccttttcgcttttttttcaactttgcatttcaatcgtatgccaataccttacttgacatatatctttcatatcTTGGCTTACCTGCatgctttatagcttccaatatcgtcggTCACCTTCTTCTGTCAATGCCATTCCTTTACTGCAATCACAGGTTAGCgtaaagaaatctcatttcctatgacttggctctatggcacgatctaagatgtcaaagaagagcaaccaccctagatgccccgtagcctcctgtttataagtgtggccggcttcacaccataaacaggactctaccggacacgactttgcagacaacccctaggacgaactgctctgataccaatttgttacacccttaatccgatagggtgtgatgggcacccgacccttacctagggccgagcgaacccgctgactctcgtagtACTCGTAATCGTACTGGGCTTTTAGCCATAACACAAatacgtaatgaaaattttcggaaaaatcaaacatgcttttcaccttttttttttcaaatcaaataaaacttgtaacgtatgaaacttataatacaacacataataatacatcggcttacatagccgcttacataatcgacatcttatacccacgacactgtctgcaaagtctctaacacagaacatagACCCATAACATATTACtttgactcggctacactccggagaaggtggagctcgccaattccgctggaacatcttctgctaatatcatcagctcacctgggtgtacctgcgcggcatgaaacgcagcccccgaagaaagggggtcagtacggaatatgtactgagtaagtaaagcatggaatacagagaacgagatcataaccgaaatgaggagtacagaaaatgtacataatagtcagaataccgaagtacatgtacctgtaatacaaatagtgcataagggTACGGAAGGACAGATATActaatcagaatgctcaaagtACTTAGCTTTCTCTTGAGAAatatttctgtctcatatgtgtacaaaatagaacatatcttagtagctgacattaaccgatgtgggattcgcctaaaccaatgtgggattcgcctaaagcaatgtgggattcgcctaaaccagtgtggaatgtgcctcgccactgggtttgccccaccattgggtttgccccaccattgggtttgccccaccaccggctccgaaaccaacagatcatattccagaatatatatatatatatatatatatacataacttataacgtgtcccggccctccagtgagggactcggtaaacagaagcCTTACATTGTCAAatcatcacattaaacagaatcatcagattatcagaTTATCACATTAAGCAGAATCGTCgtattatcgtatcatcagattatcatgtcatcagaacggacttattatattatcagatcatcatattatcaagtcaacatgtcatcagatcatcatatcatacccta contains:
- the LOC132061295 gene encoding uncharacterized protein LOC132061295, which produces MGGTDVPIGPVMKRTKISITREKRIRNDEPDGPITFDDKDMEGIVQPHNDALVIAVLVNKFRIKRVLIDPGSSANIIRWRVIEQLGLLDQVVPAIRVLNGFNIACETTKGEITLPISMAGTTQQTKFYVIEGDMGYNALLGRPWIHLVRAVPSTMH